CGCCTTCGCCCAGCTGGTCCGGCTCTACCAAAAGAGGGTGTATGCCGTTGCCTTTCGGATGGTTAGAGACGAGGAAGAGGCCAAGGATTTGACCCAGGAGGTGTTTGTAAAGATGTACAAAGCGCTTAACGACTACCGAGGGGAGGCCTCGGTTTTCACTTGGGCCTACCGGGCCACGGTCAATTTGTCCATCAATCACCTCCGCCGGAAAAAAATCATCTCCTGGGTGCCGCTTTTGGAGGCCGAGGAAAAACCGGTAGAGCCGAAAGAGGGGCTGGGTGATTTGGAATCAACCCGGCTGAAACAGGCAATTGCCGAGGCGGTTAAAAAACTGCCGCCAAAGCAACGGGCGATATTTATTCTTCGGCATTATGACGAGCTGGGGAACGAAGAGATTGCCCAGATTGTGGGAAAATCGGTCGGCGCGGTGAAGGCCAACTATTTTCAAGCCCTGCAGAAAATGAAGAAGTACTTGGCCGAATGGA
This genomic stretch from Verrucomicrobiia bacterium harbors:
- a CDS encoding sigma-70 family RNA polymerase sigma factor, giving the protein MTAGEDRELVARFKSGDQAAFAQLVRLYQKRVYAVAFRMVRDEEEAKDLTQEVFVKMYKALNDYRGEASVFTWAYRATVNLSINHLRRKKIISWVPLLEAEEKPVEPKEGLGDLESTRLKQAIAEAVKKLPPKQRAIFILRHYDELGNEEIAQIVGKSVGAVKANYFQALQKMKKYLAEWKNVLTGVKEYELPKI